One Pichia kudriavzevii chromosome 3, complete sequence genomic window carries:
- a CDS encoding uncharacterized protein (PKUD0C00540; similar to Saccharomyces cerevisiae YMR024W (MRPL3); ancestral locus Anc_2.574) encodes MLSFMNRSRAVQLSNKRWSVVVARNISVSPAAPKVVESSINSKNYRFSYETAKNKFVESSNVSTPENKFDFSEYTTKDKPTNVVSEEEAKLIPSIIALHARLGLPESYQYSTLVKALTCPTSKHDVIASNQQLSILGAHILSFYVTEYLIANYPRLPLSVLRAATDAFIGNYSLYDVAKNTWGISEDSSSKLERYLSNEPEIFKFGTLRYTRKVTEPETDIVKYAPDHSVFELSKSEAFANSVRSIVGGLHIHAGEETTKQFVHDHILSRQVDISSFFSFKEPGKLLTRLLRTNNMQPPTIRLISETGRFSSTPVYVVGCFSGENLLATSEGNSLREARIKSFGKALKAWYLYKPLDAKLPSDESFEGMFVDQGEKFF; translated from the coding sequence ATGCTTTCATTTATGAACAGATCCAGAGCAGTGCAGCTATCCAACAAGCGTTGGAgcgttgttgttgcaagAAATATCTCGGTTTCTCCAGCTGCTCCAAAGGTTGTtgaatcatcaataaacaGTAAGAACTACAGGTTTTCATACGAAACTGCAAAGAACAAGTTTGTAGAATCGTCCAATGTATCCACTCCAGAAAACAAGTTTGACTTCTCGGAATACACTACCAAGGACAAACCAACAAACGTTGTCTCTGAAGAGGAGGCCAAACTAATACCTTCAATTATAGCTTTGCATGCAAGACTTGGATTACCTGAATCTTATCAATATTCCACCCTGGTCAAGGCATTGACATGTCCAACCTCCAAGCACGACGTGATCGCCTCCAACCAGCAGCTCTCCATCCTGGGTGCCCATATCTTATCTTTCTATGTCACTGAATACTTGATTGCAAACTACCCTAGACTACCACTTTCTGTTTTAAGGGCAGCTACTGATGCCTTCATCGGCAACTACTCTCTCTATGACGTTGCTAAAAACACATGGGGTATTTCCGAAGACTCGTCTTCCAAATTGGAGAGATACCTCTCCAACGAACCAGAGATCTTCAAGTTTGGTACATTGAGGTACACACGTAAGGTCACCGAACCTGAAACGGATATCGTCAAATACGCCCCTGATCATAGCGTCTTTGAACTATCTAAATCAGAAGCATTTGCAAACTCTGTGCGTTCAATCGTAGGTGGACTGCACATCCATGCAGGTGAGGAGACAACAAAGCAATTTGTCCATGATCACATTCTATCGAGACAGGTGGACATATCATCCTTTTTCTCATTCAAGGAACCTGGAAAATTATTGACAAGGTTGTTGAGAACTAACAACATGCAGCCTCCAACAATTAGACTCATCTCCGAAACAGGTAGATTCTCTTCAACTCCAGTGTATGTTGTTGGTTGTTTCTCTGGAGAAAACTTGTTGGCAACATCCGAAGGTAATTCTCTCAGAGAAGCAAGAATCAAATCCTTTGGTAAAGCGCTCAAGGCTTGGTACCTGTATAAGCCTCTGGATGCTAAACTTCCTAGTGACGAATCTTTTGAAGGCATGTTTGTTGATCAGGGTGAAAAGTTCTTCTAA